The Chitinophaga flava genome has a segment encoding these proteins:
- a CDS encoding DUF4397 domain-containing protein, which yields MNITTTKSFYHTVLAAILLLAAACSKDKADVRSGNEPDYSNMARSGVRLVTFSKTDVMVNGMKVTNWYASPLNAPVIGAPYPTPYFPATGKLSGTWYLPQQFLDSKGQATIKTGIPQGLSMSDFITDSFLVQDDYYRPSDYYLSTSAAAHSGIYSVTQVPRTTALPSDPSHIRIRLVNLCTSMGNGGNSGLTLAFADGSPVNSITSGITNHTWSDYVELPYGTYQFKVLIDGSGSQIPGKPPILTNATSEVDYSLQGTQVYYSPVQTFQPGGVYTVAVGITPSAYQFREYPLYPNCFSIITDIAPTANLTYGRIQMVNAVDEGERGLQIQIDGMQQPSVPYGKAGSYVTLVTGTHILKVADATGKGMIEKSIDLKGGDNLTIWAYPTAGNGTALTVVSNNMTGARTNGTNADGSDGANNLYDPLNFNMLVQTRFLNLCPDLPEVTFTTTNGTLFKEGLFSAARAAQHLLPGIPSSPLTVPYPYVDLRAVTGSEVQVYRSQPGVLPGDRITTVPELTPADFVRMPSSLFLNGSFGAEPGVYTVALVGRNNAAQHPRMIVIKHNL from the coding sequence ATGAATATAACAACTACAAAATCTTTTTATCATACAGTACTTGCCGCAATACTGCTGTTGGCCGCCGCTTGCAGTAAGGATAAGGCAGATGTGCGATCAGGCAATGAGCCCGATTACAGCAATATGGCCAGGTCAGGCGTCCGGCTGGTGACATTCAGTAAAACGGACGTCATGGTAAACGGCATGAAGGTAACCAACTGGTATGCCTCGCCTTTGAATGCCCCTGTGATAGGCGCTCCATATCCTACTCCCTATTTCCCGGCTACGGGTAAGTTAAGTGGTACCTGGTATCTGCCTCAGCAGTTCCTGGATAGTAAAGGTCAGGCCACCATCAAAACAGGTATTCCGCAAGGGCTGTCCATGTCTGATTTTATCACCGATTCTTTCCTGGTACAAGACGATTATTACCGGCCCTCGGATTATTATCTCAGTACCAGCGCAGCAGCGCATAGCGGGATATATAGTGTGACACAGGTACCGCGTACTACCGCTCTGCCATCAGATCCCAGCCATATACGGATACGACTGGTGAACCTCTGTACTTCCATGGGTAACGGTGGTAACAGCGGGCTAACATTAGCCTTTGCAGACGGTAGCCCTGTAAATAGCATCACTTCCGGCATCACCAACCATACCTGGTCTGATTATGTGGAACTGCCTTACGGCACTTATCAGTTTAAAGTACTGATAGATGGTTCCGGTTCGCAGATACCCGGAAAACCGCCAATACTGACCAATGCAACCTCCGAGGTCGATTATTCGTTGCAGGGTACTCAGGTATATTATAGTCCTGTACAAACTTTTCAGCCTGGCGGCGTATATACGGTAGCGGTAGGTATTACCCCGTCTGCTTATCAATTCAGGGAATATCCGCTCTATCCCAATTGTTTTTCGATCATTACTGACATCGCTCCGACAGCTAATCTTACCTATGGCCGGATACAGATGGTGAATGCTGTAGATGAAGGAGAACGTGGTTTGCAGATACAGATAGATGGAATGCAGCAGCCATCTGTTCCCTACGGCAAAGCAGGCAGTTATGTGACGCTTGTAACGGGAACGCATATACTTAAAGTAGCCGATGCCACCGGGAAAGGGATGATAGAGAAAAGTATAGATCTGAAAGGAGGAGATAACCTGACAATATGGGCCTATCCTACGGCTGGTAACGGAACAGCACTAACAGTAGTGTCTAATAATATGACCGGCGCAAGGACCAACGGAACGAATGCAGATGGTTCTGATGGTGCCAATAATCTCTACGATCCACTCAATTTTAATATGTTGGTACAGACCCGTTTTCTCAACCTTTGCCCGGACCTGCCGGAGGTAACCTTCACTACTACCAACGGGACGTTATTCAAAGAAGGGCTCTTTTCTGCTGCCAGGGCAGCACAACATCTGCTGCCTGGCATACCATCTTCTCCGCTGACAGTGCCATATCCTTATGTAGATCTGCGTGCAGTCACAGGAAGTGAAGTACAGGTATACCGTTCACAGCCAGGTGTGCTGCCGGGAGACAGAATAACTACCGTGCCGGAATTAACGCCCGCAGACTTTGTACGCATGCCCTCTTCTTTGTTCCTCAATGGGAGTTTCGGTGCTGAGCCTGGCGTATATACGGTAGCGTTAGTAGGGCGCAATAACGCCGCCCAGCATCCCAGGATGATCGTAATCAAACATAACCTGTAA
- a CDS encoding fasciclin domain-containing protein, with protein MNKCKYICSALIALLLMVSCKKPDFETQQQAMSTGTINDYLNNNFDFSLFAAAVSKAGLADSLGQSGTAFTVLAPMNSAFNKDGIYNAADFDAWSADSLRYFVRTHVLPAKLFYSNIPLSSDNRYVNLNGVRLYISRSNDPAVGLSVNGVNVQQQPSLSPATAVTYGAAQLNGVVYPLPNTVKVLPVTVQGFLSARPNLSHLVAGLKKFGYWDQLSTDGPFTVYAPQDSSFERQGITLDSIARMDVSYYDPVLFGGYFLKPNHLFVLDIVQLPPPSGILYLPFQTPDPNYKLIMCQQTFGNGVGIATTASTQTSTLISVGPFANNVYGSQGTPFLNESRNINFLYKLQGTYINYTCSNGVVHLLSGLLVMPSKVVKK; from the coding sequence ATGAATAAATGTAAATATATCTGTTCAGCGCTGATCGCTCTATTACTGATGGTTTCTTGCAAAAAGCCCGACTTTGAGACGCAACAGCAGGCAATGTCAACGGGTACTATCAATGATTATCTGAACAACAATTTTGATTTCTCCCTTTTCGCTGCCGCCGTTAGCAAAGCCGGACTGGCAGACAGTCTGGGCCAGTCAGGTACTGCTTTTACTGTGCTGGCGCCGATGAACAGTGCGTTTAACAAAGATGGTATCTATAACGCTGCCGATTTTGATGCATGGTCAGCTGATAGCCTCCGGTATTTTGTGAGAACACATGTATTGCCCGCTAAACTGTTTTACAGCAATATTCCTTTATCCTCAGATAACAGATATGTCAACCTGAATGGAGTCCGCCTGTATATTTCCCGCAGCAATGATCCAGCCGTAGGATTATCGGTAAATGGTGTAAATGTACAGCAACAGCCTTCTCTCAGCCCGGCCACTGCTGTTACATATGGTGCCGCCCAGCTGAATGGTGTGGTGTATCCGCTGCCCAATACAGTAAAGGTATTACCGGTGACAGTACAGGGATTTCTTTCTGCCCGGCCCAATCTTTCACATCTGGTGGCAGGCCTGAAAAAATTCGGCTACTGGGACCAACTGAGCACTGACGGGCCATTTACCGTTTATGCTCCGCAGGACTCCAGTTTTGAACGTCAGGGTATCACCCTCGACAGCATAGCCCGTATGGACGTTAGCTACTACGATCCGGTATTATTTGGTGGTTATTTCCTGAAACCTAATCACCTGTTTGTACTCGATATTGTGCAGTTGCCTCCTCCTAGTGGTATACTTTATCTGCCTTTTCAGACACCGGACCCTAACTATAAACTGATCATGTGTCAACAGACTTTTGGGAATGGTGTTGGTATCGCAACAACAGCTTCTACTCAAACCTCTACACTGATATCGGTAGGCCCTTTTGCGAACAATGTTTATGGCAGTCAGGGTACGCCCTTTCTGAATGAATCGAGGAACATCAATTTTCTTTACAAACTGCAAGGGACTTACATCAACTATACCTGCTCAAATGGCGTAGTACACCTATTGTCAGGTTTACTGGTAATGCCTTCCAAAGTGGTGAAGAAATAA
- a CDS encoding fasciclin domain-containing protein yields MKKYNNRSVLLFLQLLIFAACSKTEEPPRPVGNKLPYAGAGISLAKLVDSIPEASIYRAALKRTRIQPYMDSLSAGNPGAPFTLFVPANKAWESAGYTMDNINTVPAAELDTIIRYLTITGGVPANTKNLMGETTYYPLMYKDRNITRSQVPTPFWAWTNRYYYYRLIVGLTDGVLRLNGRTVSKTAGIQATNGAVFMIDTLITKPFYETYQVLSSDTSFSFYMAALKKNNAVYARKGLLNSFNDTAALVLTVGSDSPGLDPFAIVFAPDNNAFRKAGFYSVADINSYIDQSVVAGAGNVGPMMTNMDSILMHHRLLSAFSGINPGYSFLYTIDLRYGLYTVNLGNAPSYGALMVQNNSGQTVLHRRDVPSGRGAMIISASDNTTLTGVIHRVDNLLLPTP; encoded by the coding sequence ATGAAGAAATATAACAACAGATCAGTGCTGCTCTTCCTGCAGCTGCTGATATTTGCTGCCTGCTCTAAAACAGAAGAACCACCCAGACCAGTAGGCAACAAACTGCCCTACGCCGGTGCCGGTATCAGTCTGGCCAAACTGGTAGATTCCATCCCGGAGGCTTCCATATATCGTGCAGCTCTCAAACGTACCAGGATACAGCCATATATGGATAGCCTGAGTGCAGGCAATCCCGGCGCCCCCTTTACGCTGTTTGTGCCTGCCAACAAAGCCTGGGAGTCGGCCGGGTATACCATGGACAATATCAATACCGTGCCGGCGGCCGAGTTGGACACCATCATCCGCTATCTGACCATAACAGGTGGGGTGCCTGCCAATACCAAAAACCTGATGGGGGAAACAACTTACTACCCGCTGATGTACAAAGACAGAAACATCACCCGGTCACAGGTGCCCACTCCTTTTTGGGCATGGACAAACAGATACTACTACTACCGGCTGATTGTTGGCCTGACAGACGGCGTGTTACGATTAAATGGCCGGACCGTTAGTAAAACTGCTGGTATCCAGGCCACTAATGGCGCCGTTTTTATGATTGATACCCTGATCACTAAACCGTTTTATGAAACCTACCAGGTGCTGAGCAGTGATACCAGCTTTAGTTTTTATATGGCCGCGTTGAAAAAGAATAATGCAGTATATGCCAGAAAAGGTCTGCTGAATTCATTCAACGATACTGCAGCGCTGGTATTGACAGTTGGTTCGGATTCACCTGGTTTGGATCCTTTTGCGATCGTCTTTGCACCGGATAACAATGCGTTCAGGAAAGCCGGATTTTATTCTGTTGCGGATATCAATAGTTATATAGATCAGTCAGTAGTAGCAGGTGCGGGCAATGTGGGACCGATGATGACAAATATGGATTCCATATTGATGCACCATCGTTTGCTGAGTGCATTTTCGGGTATTAATCCTGGTTATAGTTTTTTGTATACTATAGATTTACGCTATGGCCTGTATACAGTGAACCTGGGCAATGCGCCATCATATGGAGCGCTTATGGTGCAAAATAACAGCGGTCAGACTGTACTGCACCGTCGTGATGTGCCATCCGGCCGCGGTGCGATGATTATCAGCGCATCTGATAACACTACGCTTACCGGAGTGATACACCGGGTGGATAATCTCTTATTGCCTACTCCGTAA
- a CDS encoding fasciclin domain-containing protein, whose protein sequence is MELRRFFMGLMAAMPILAGCSKEHIQPDDTYAKKGIAAVVNSNFSLSLFKYALVATTYSDTLSQPGPYTLLAPSNDAFKAMGFSSGAAVIRVIDSMRVIVPYHILRGTIRLDSLPLAFNQPLGAINGQLVYVTHWINSRDTAVVVNGIRVSTRDKAATNGLVNVTDGVLSPYTYTNVQMAVSGDPSLSLFNAAIIRSGLAADYQSGGPYTVFAPANTAFNAIGIQTTDSIYKMDPVYLQALVKAHVTAGRSFVYDYILKADIPTNSYTEHMLSGINTTITLVADPLQPGRFSDINIQNENAGTAKASLLGKNVLAGNGVVHSISRILTQ, encoded by the coding sequence ATGGAACTCAGAAGATTTTTTATGGGGCTGATGGCGGCAATGCCAATACTGGCTGGTTGTTCCAAAGAACATATACAACCAGATGACACTTATGCCAAAAAAGGTATTGCTGCTGTGGTAAACAGCAATTTCAGCCTGTCGCTTTTCAAATATGCCCTGGTGGCCACTACGTATAGTGATACTTTAAGTCAGCCCGGTCCCTATACCTTGCTTGCCCCTTCCAACGATGCTTTTAAAGCAATGGGGTTTTCTTCCGGTGCTGCAGTGATCAGAGTGATTGACTCTATGAGGGTCATCGTACCTTATCATATTCTTCGCGGTACTATCCGGCTCGACTCTCTGCCGCTGGCTTTTAACCAACCCTTGGGCGCTATAAACGGCCAGCTCGTGTATGTTACACACTGGATCAACAGCAGGGATACTGCTGTGGTGGTAAACGGAATCCGGGTAAGTACCCGTGACAAAGCGGCTACCAACGGGCTGGTGAATGTTACAGACGGGGTATTAAGTCCGTACACCTACACTAACGTGCAGATGGCTGTTTCAGGGGATCCGTCATTGTCTCTTTTTAACGCAGCCATTATCCGAAGCGGACTGGCAGCGGATTATCAATCCGGTGGCCCTTATACCGTGTTTGCACCAGCCAATACAGCTTTTAATGCAATTGGCATCCAGACAACAGACAGTATTTATAAGATGGACCCCGTCTATTTACAGGCGCTTGTTAAGGCACATGTTACCGCCGGAAGGAGTTTCGTTTATGATTATATCCTGAAGGCAGACATACCAACCAATAGTTATACGGAACATATGCTCAGCGGTATTAATACCACTATTACCCTTGTGGCCGATCCTTTACAGCCGGGCCGTTTCTCCGACATCAACATACAAAACGAAAATGCCGGTACGGCAAAGGCTTCTCTTCTCGGAAAGAACGTGCTGGCAGGTAACGGTGTGGTACACAGCATTTCCAGGATATTAACACAATAA
- a CDS encoding TonB-dependent receptor, translated as MFQSIHKKICHFLIVVVVFLCSISAAMAQQTDGSLIGKVTDSSGHPLAAASVVAIHQPSGTTYSAGADKAGSFFLPGLRIGGPYKITVTMVGKKTATMEQVIVRLGEPQQLSFVMEEEQRQLAEIVIQSTPGTHRANTFGTAQNITRTQLSSMPTVNRSLQDITRLVPQGSKDNAFAGTNFRYNNITVDGAINNDAIGFSPSAGGITGTSGAPGSSTRTNAISLDAIEDMQVYLAPYDVKIGNFTGGSINAVTRSGTNTLTGSVYVFGRNASVTGKDKAGALGKMNKDFYDYQAGVRVGFPVIKNKLFFFTNEEITRRQDPAQLMAGQQETAQILSNKDADDIRNFAIGHYGNIFDPGTAGAYNSYSRSEKYFNRLDWNVNDRNQLSVRNNTILSRAVNMDRDQMDFRFSSMAYRQVNNQSSTVAELKTNFHGGFSNSLIVGYTTIHDYRDPLSDPALPQIQIMGRTPGTTIYLGTDREAAVFNMRQRTWEITDNLTWHRGKHTLLLGTHNELYHISYGFVNSWNGRVDYLSVADFLNGNPYRVRGSYNYHNNSREYILSHPEAVFDVNMLSTYFQDEIRVTDRFRITPGLRADYSQVPHKQPLSDQVRTAYADSYFDNTYAYTPLTNISNNYLNKIQLSPRIGFRYDMTKDGQLVLRGGAGLFTGRIPLAWLGYAFYNTGINYGAYDQKADQQPFAPGSDPLKPGTNGIADFIAQNGTAVNNPKAGKTQVDVIDNNFTMPKVLRTSLALDYTTADGFKMGVEGLYTKTIRDVYFQQVNIKDDPRYNGYDAGHQMPVYSGSIDSRFSNAYELSNTSLGYRYSVTGTISRKFDAGMNMSVAYTYGQSKDAFNGIRNSMESNWQLNQALSPNNAGLAWSNFDIRHRIIVNIGYQRAWNEKWTTRLNLFVSAQSGSPFTYGIVNNSLQGVPQQVSLAYIPGEQEAIRFFRDYTDAAGTTITAEQQAAAFNTYIDENKYLNSRRGNFTERNTGRTPWNTTADLHFAQEFHFANSSRFVTFTVDIMNLTNLISSNWGRAYFSPNTFNSTASVGLTPELFPQKQNMGNYPVFRFADPGKPYAIDYFSSRVQGQLGLRYSF; from the coding sequence ATGTTTCAATCAATACATAAAAAGATCTGCCACTTTTTGATAGTGGTTGTGGTCTTCCTATGCAGCATTTCCGCTGCCATGGCCCAACAAACAGACGGCAGTCTGATAGGGAAGGTCACCGACAGCAGCGGGCATCCGCTGGCTGCTGCTTCTGTTGTCGCTATACATCAGCCTTCTGGCACTACTTACAGTGCCGGTGCCGACAAAGCCGGCAGCTTTTTTTTACCGGGATTGCGCATCGGTGGTCCCTATAAAATCACTGTCACCATGGTGGGCAAAAAAACAGCCACCATGGAACAGGTAATCGTTCGCCTCGGCGAGCCGCAGCAGCTGAGCTTTGTGATGGAAGAGGAACAACGGCAGCTGGCTGAAATAGTAATACAGTCCACACCGGGAACACATCGTGCCAATACTTTCGGTACAGCACAAAACATCACCCGTACACAGCTGAGCAGTATGCCTACTGTCAACCGCAGCTTGCAGGATATCACGAGGCTGGTACCGCAGGGTTCCAAAGACAATGCTTTTGCTGGTACTAACTTCCGTTACAACAACATCACAGTAGATGGCGCCATCAATAACGATGCTATCGGCTTCAGTCCTTCTGCCGGCGGTATCACTGGCACATCGGGGGCTCCGGGCTCCAGCACCCGCACCAACGCTATCTCCCTCGACGCTATCGAGGATATGCAGGTGTATCTGGCTCCATATGATGTGAAAATCGGCAACTTCACCGGAGGTAGTATTAATGCGGTTACCCGCAGCGGTACCAACACACTCACCGGATCGGTATATGTTTTTGGACGTAATGCTTCCGTCACCGGTAAAGACAAAGCCGGTGCGCTGGGTAAAATGAACAAGGATTTTTATGATTATCAGGCAGGTGTTCGTGTAGGCTTCCCTGTTATCAAGAACAAATTATTTTTCTTCACCAACGAAGAAATCACCCGGCGCCAGGACCCTGCACAGCTGATGGCCGGCCAGCAGGAAACAGCACAGATACTCAGTAATAAAGATGCCGACGATATCCGCAATTTTGCCATCGGCCATTACGGTAATATCTTTGATCCGGGAACTGCAGGTGCATACAACAGTTATTCCAGATCAGAAAAGTATTTTAACCGGCTGGACTGGAACGTGAACGATCGTAACCAGTTATCTGTGCGTAACAATACCATCCTCTCCAGGGCCGTGAATATGGACCGTGATCAGATGGACTTCCGTTTCAGTTCTATGGCTTATCGTCAGGTTAATAACCAAAGCTCTACTGTGGCCGAACTGAAAACAAATTTCCATGGTGGTTTTTCCAACAGTCTGATTGTAGGATATACGACTATTCATGATTACCGTGACCCACTGTCTGATCCGGCACTGCCACAGATACAGATCATGGGCCGCACGCCGGGAACGACTATCTATCTGGGAACAGACAGGGAGGCCGCTGTCTTTAATATGCGGCAACGGACCTGGGAGATCACAGATAACCTGACCTGGCACCGCGGAAAACATACCCTGCTTTTAGGGACCCACAACGAATTGTATCATATCAGCTACGGTTTTGTAAACTCATGGAACGGAAGAGTAGATTATCTCAGCGTAGCCGATTTCCTGAATGGTAATCCTTATCGTGTAAGAGGTAGTTACAATTATCATAATAATTCAAGAGAGTACATTCTTTCTCATCCTGAGGCGGTATTTGATGTAAACATGCTGAGCACATACTTTCAGGATGAGATCAGGGTAACAGACCGCTTCAGGATCACACCAGGCCTGCGGGCAGACTACAGCCAGGTACCGCATAAACAGCCATTGAGCGACCAGGTGAGAACAGCATACGCTGACAGTTACTTTGATAACACCTATGCCTATACGCCATTGACTAACATTTCCAATAACTATCTGAACAAGATACAACTGTCTCCCCGTATTGGTTTCAGGTATGATATGACCAAAGACGGGCAACTGGTATTACGAGGTGGTGCAGGGCTGTTTACTGGCCGTATCCCGCTGGCTTGGCTGGGATATGCTTTCTATAATACTGGTATCAATTATGGAGCTTATGATCAAAAGGCCGATCAGCAGCCATTTGCACCGGGTAGTGATCCGTTAAAGCCAGGGACCAATGGCATTGCAGATTTTATTGCACAAAACGGCACGGCCGTGAATAACCCTAAAGCCGGGAAAACACAGGTGGACGTGATAGACAACAACTTCACCATGCCTAAAGTACTACGCACCAGTTTGGCACTGGACTACACTACGGCAGACGGTTTTAAAATGGGGGTGGAGGGATTGTACACCAAAACAATCCGGGATGTTTATTTCCAGCAGGTGAATATCAAAGACGATCCGCGGTATAATGGTTATGATGCAGGACATCAGATGCCGGTATACAGCGGCAGCATAGATTCCCGGTTTTCGAATGCCTATGAACTCAGCAACACCAGTCTGGGCTACCGGTATTCGGTTACGGGAACAATCAGCCGGAAGTTTGATGCAGGGATGAATATGTCGGTGGCATATACGTATGGACAGTCAAAAGATGCGTTTAACGGTATCCGTAATTCCATGGAGAGCAACTGGCAGCTGAACCAGGCTTTAAGCCCGAATAATGCCGGTCTTGCCTGGTCTAACTTCGATATCCGTCATCGTATTATTGTGAATATAGGTTATCAGCGGGCCTGGAATGAAAAGTGGACCACTCGTCTTAATCTGTTTGTGAGCGCGCAGTCGGGTAGCCCTTTTACCTATGGAATTGTCAATAACAGTCTGCAGGGGGTGCCTCAGCAGGTAAGCCTGGCTTATATCCCAGGAGAACAGGAGGCTATTCGCTTCTTCCGGGATTATACAGATGCTGCCGGCACAACGATCACTGCTGAGCAACAGGCGGCGGCCTTTAATACCTATATCGATGAGAATAAGTATCTGAACAGCCGGAGGGGGAATTTTACAGAACGCAATACAGGGCGTACTCCCTGGAATACCACAGCAGACCTTCATTTTGCGCAGGAGTTTCACTTTGCCAACAGCAGCCGGTTCGTCACTTTTACAGTAGATATCATGAACCTCACTAATCTGATCAGCAGTAACTGGGGGCGGGCATATTTTTCTCCCAATACCTTCAATTCCACTGCCAGCGTAGGATTGACGCCAGAGCTGTTCCCTCAGAAACAAAATATGGGCAATTATCCGGTATTCAGGTTTGCAGATCCGGGGAAGCCTTATGCAATAGATTATTTTAGTTCAAGAGTACAGGGGCAGTTAGGCTTGCGTTATTCTTTTTAA
- a CDS encoding RagB/SusD family nutrient uptake outer membrane protein: protein MKKVFLAILSASLFLSCNKKSLDLIDPNAPNPAVLKTEEGLIRGTLGIYSKFGLNFWWRALANHDIMGDSYTISAGNFSWRWVNQVTKITLSNGTVLTPPQGGPQATELKSRNDRSFGTDNAFYSEWAALYFVNNQANLILDVTTQNDLKLTGSADEVATKKAVVRAFAFWWKGFAYSRIGSMYIAGVQADKFVDGTLLSHDFIAHDAVVKLGNDNFDACIAELNKITNIAVYNNLFKRIIPDFTIAGKGGIISPDAWKKQISTYKARNLLVNKKTAQMTSADWNNILTLASAGIAKDDKIFTMRSADVNDLVGTTAWSPYRLQVGWANVSERLIQDFKAGDKRYDRNIDGPYAPYGNERNRGAQYATRWYLFEISDGGDWASTTTGLAEVPVACSYEENELMLAEANIHLGNIDEGLKHVDNVRDYQNSGLTHVSGTGLTQAAALEELRIERRIGLFLKNVSFYDARRWGVTVPAAQGGGRKNAWVIKPDNKLDANATIEYNYLDYWDVPMNELDFNTPSSGSAPVNSN, encoded by the coding sequence ATGAAGAAAGTATTTCTCGCAATATTATCAGCATCCCTCTTTTTAAGTTGCAATAAAAAGAGCCTTGACCTGATAGACCCTAACGCTCCGAATCCCGCTGTGTTAAAAACAGAGGAAGGTCTTATCAGGGGTACTCTTGGCATATACAGTAAATTCGGTCTTAATTTCTGGTGGCGGGCGCTCGCCAACCATGACATCATGGGTGACAGCTACACGATCAGTGCTGGTAACTTCTCCTGGAGATGGGTAAACCAGGTAACAAAGATCACTTTGTCTAATGGTACCGTGCTAACGCCGCCCCAGGGTGGCCCTCAGGCGACAGAACTTAAAAGCCGCAACGACCGTTCATTTGGTACCGACAATGCCTTCTACAGTGAATGGGCTGCACTCTACTTCGTTAACAACCAGGCCAATCTGATACTGGACGTTACCACTCAAAATGACCTGAAACTGACCGGTAGTGCCGATGAAGTAGCCACCAAAAAAGCCGTGGTACGTGCTTTTGCCTTCTGGTGGAAAGGTTTTGCCTATTCCAGAATCGGCTCTATGTACATCGCCGGTGTACAGGCTGATAAATTTGTAGATGGTACCTTGCTGAGCCATGATTTCATTGCTCACGACGCGGTGGTGAAATTAGGTAACGACAACTTCGATGCCTGCATTGCTGAGTTGAACAAAATAACCAACATAGCCGTTTACAACAATCTGTTCAAACGTATCATTCCCGACTTCACTATTGCCGGCAAAGGTGGTATTATCAGCCCTGATGCATGGAAAAAACAGATCAGTACCTATAAAGCCAGAAATCTGCTGGTAAACAAAAAGACAGCACAGATGACCAGTGCAGACTGGAACAACATCTTAACACTGGCCTCCGCTGGTATTGCAAAAGATGATAAGATCTTCACCATGCGCAGTGCAGACGTGAACGATCTGGTAGGCACTACCGCATGGTCTCCTTACAGATTGCAGGTGGGCTGGGCCAACGTCAGCGAACGCCTTATTCAGGACTTCAAAGCTGGTGATAAACGCTACGACCGCAACATTGATGGTCCGTACGCACCTTATGGCAACGAAAGGAACAGAGGTGCACAATATGCTACCAGATGGTACCTTTTCGAGATTTCCGATGGCGGTGACTGGGCCTCTACCACCACCGGCCTGGCCGAAGTCCCTGTTGCCTGCTCCTATGAAGAAAATGAGCTGATGCTGGCCGAAGCCAACATCCACCTGGGTAATATCGACGAAGGCTTAAAACATGTAGATAACGTACGCGACTACCAGAACTCCGGCCTCACTCACGTGTCCGGTACAGGTCTTACTCAGGCAGCTGCCCTCGAGGAACTGCGTATCGAAAGAAGAATCGGCCTTTTCCTGAAAAACGTATCCTTCTATGATGCCAGAAGATGGGGCGTTACTGTACCTGCTGCACAGGGCGGTGGCCGTAAAAACGCCTGGGTTATAAAACCTGATAATAAACTGGATGCAAATGCGACCATCGAGTATAACTACCTCGACTATTGGGACGTACCCATGAACGAGCTGGACTTCAACACACCCAGCAGCGGTTCCGCACCGGTGAATTCCAACTAA